The Syngnathus acus chromosome 3, fSynAcu1.2, whole genome shotgun sequence genome includes a window with the following:
- the LOC119120324 gene encoding CKLF-like MARVEL transmembrane domain-containing protein 3, with the protein MLLAVVLPRCHCFRFHLRGASFNLSLSPSLLCPFCLFHFCLAAAAMGDLEAPESRQPSRSVLQSVLPSREFASSRKGMLLIAEVALSFVDFVCFAASTAAAFVTVPLLEFLAALFLLFAYSTKFNQRFKGFLWPLMDFMRCVTAAIIYFIISIIAVSKYTDGSSKAAGVFGFIATIAFALDFYLIFNELANFLKQGGETTEEPSKRQDECSDSDSD; encoded by the exons ATGTTGCTAGCCGTTGTGCTTCCGCGCTGTCATTGTTTCCGCTTCCACCTCAGAGGAGCCTCGTTcaatctctctctttctccctcaCTACTTTGCCCTTTTTGcctctttcacttttgtcttGCGGCCGCAGCCATGGGAGACCTGGAAGCTCCCGAGTCGAGGCAGCCGAGCCGCAGCGTGCTGCAGTCGGTCCTCCCCAGCAGAGAGTTCGCCTCCTCCAGGAAAGGAATGTTGCTCATCGCTGAAGTG GCGCTGTCCTTTGTGGATTTTGTTTGCTTCGCCGCGTCCACGGCGGCCGCCTTCGTGACGGTGCCGCTGCTGGAGTTCCTGGCCGCTCTCTTCCTGCTCTTCGCCTACTCCACCAAATTCAACCAGAGGTTTAAAGGCTTCCTGTGGCCTCTGATG GATTTTATGAGATGCGTGACTGCTGCCATCATCTATTTCATCATTTCCATCATCGCCGTGTCCAAATATACGGACGGTTCCTCCAAAGCTGCCGGG GTTTTTGGCTTCATCGCTACCATTGCCTTCGCTTTAGATTTTTATCTCATTTTTAACGAGCTGGCCAATTTCCTGAAGCAAGGCGGAGAAACCACAGAGGAGCCTTCCAAACGGCAAG ATGAATGTTCAGACTCCGACTCGGACTGA